ACCGAGGGCGTGTTGCTGTACGTGAACGACCTGAAGACGCACGACGACATCCTCGAGCAGACCGGCGTCGGCCGCGTCATCCTCGGCGAGGGCGACGAGGAGGAGCTGTTCCCGGGCGTCACCGCTCGGCGTCCGGGCGGCCAGCGCACCGAGATCGAGGCCGACCCCGAGGTCGCCGGCGGGCGCGTGTTCGCCTTCGTCGAGGACGACTGGGGCGAACAGAGCTACGAGTTCGCCGCGGGCGACGACGGCGCCGACGCGCGCGACGCGGACGGCGAGTCGAGGACGGACGCGGACCGCGCCGGCGACGCCGGAAGCGACGGGGACGAGTGAGATGAGCCTCC
This genomic stretch from Halobaculum roseum harbors:
- a CDS encoding DUF5796 family protein, whose product is MSAPHRNDIAPASVSVSLREEGVEVEYLDGRVTFYHGVPKVVEDTLTTPPGKETHVLVTDPSETEGVLLYVNDLKTHDDILEQTGVGRVILGEGDEEELFPGVTARRPGGQRTEIEADPEVAGGRVFAFVEDDWGEQSYEFAAGDDGADARDADGESRTDADRAGDAGSDGDE